CACCGTCGACGACCAGGGCAATGTGTACGTCGCCGACTGGAACAACAACCGTATCCGCATCATCGACCCGCAAGGAATGATCCGCACCATCGCAGGAACCGGCCAGCAGGATTACAACGGCGACTCGGAACTGGCGCGCGAAACCAACCTGCACCTGCCCTTCGGCGTGGAAATGGAAAAGGACGGGAAATTGCTGGTCGTCGACCGATCGAATTATCGCATTCGACGCATCGACCCCAAGACCGGAAAAGTTGAAACCGTCGCCGGAACCGGCGTCAAACTCTTCGGCGGCGACGGCGGCCCCGCCGCTGGCGGGCGTTTGAATTTTCCTCACGGCATGGCCGTCGACGATAAAGACAATCTCATCTTTTCTGACAAGGGTCATTTCCGAATCCGGCAGATCAGCTCGGAAGGCATCATCAGCACCATCGCCGGCAATGGCATTCGCGGTAATGTCGGCGATGGCATCCCTGCTCTGGACGCCAATCTGTACGGCGTGTCCTCGCTGGTCATCAATCCTCAAAAAGAGATCGTATTTTTGAGTCCCAGCGGATTTGTCAGCATCATCCGCAAAATCGACGCCAAGGGCATCATTCATATGATGATCGACACCGGAGAGGAAGCCTATTTAAAATCCATCCAGGATTATGAATACAAGGGACGCTCCGCTGGCAGCAAGATCGAATCGATCACCCAGTTTTCCGATCTCGCTTACGACAGCAAGGGCAATCTTTACATCCCGGATCGCATCAATCATCAGATCAGAAAAATGGATCCTTCGGGCGCCATCACCACCGTCGCGGGAACCGGCTCTTCAGATTATAACGGCGACGGCGGACCCGCTACCGAAGCGGATTTTCGCGACCCACTGGCGCTCACACTGGACAAGGACGATAACATTTATATCGCCGACGCCGCCAACAACCGTATCCGCAAAATCGACACCAAAGGCATCATCAGCACCATTGCCGGAACGGGAGATCACGAGGACCACGGCGACGGCGGACCCGCGTTGAAAGCTGGCATCCGATCCATGGATGATTTGCTTTTCAGCCCCTCCGGCGAGCTTTACATCGTAGAAACCAACACCCACCGGATAAGAAAAATCAATAAAGACGGAACCATTGCAACCGTCGCCGGAACCGGCTACGGCGGATTCCATGGCGATGGCGGACCCGCCACCAAGGCCATGCTCAAAAGCCCGGCCGCAATTGCCTTTGACTCCAAAGGCAATTTCTATATTTCGGATATGGGCAACAATCGAATCCGTAAAGTAGACGCGAAGGGCATCATCACAACCTACGCCGGAACCGGCGTGGTCGGGTGGGGCCAGGAAGGCGAAAGCGTGGAAATTTATGTGCAGAATTTTCCATAAACCGCCCCCTTTCTTTCAAAAACAAATTCAAATAACTATAGAACGCGGAGATTCAATAATGAGCACATTCAAATCATTTTTCGTTGCGGTTCTTGGAGCCGGACTGTTTCTGACCGGCGCCTCGGTCGCCAACGCCGCAGATACCAATACTCTCGCTGATGTACTGAAAAAAGTAGACGCTATCGTCTGTAAAAAACCGGAAAATCTTTCGCAGTTTTACGCATCCGAACACGTGATTCTTCAGGATCACAAACGCGCCCTGCTCAAACACCGGATCGAAGATTATCGCCAAATGATATCCGAAATGCGCGACGTTAAATGTGAAATTCAGCGAACCGTGTTCACCGGTCATGTCGATGACCGTGTGGGCTACCTCGTTGTCGATGAAACCAGCAACGTCACCTCTGCAAGCACCGACACCGAAGACCGACAACACAGCATTTGCAATTACGCTTTCGTCAAGGAAGGCGGTTCATGGAAGGTCTCTCTGGAACACTGTTCCAGCATGCCGGACTACACCATCCGCCCTGGCGAAGACGCGCATTATTATTATCACAACCCCATTTACTGAACAGTAACGGGCTTTGATTTAAACTAACGCCCCAATGAGCCAGCCGCACTCACCGCTCAGACAAGGCGTTGTACAAGAGGGAAACGGCCTTCGTTTCACTCTGTTCAGCAAAAATGCAACGCGGGTGGAATTGTGTCTTTTTGATTCCCCTCACGCGACTCAGGAAGCCCGGCGCATCGAACTACAGCGAACGATGGAGGGTCTCTGGACCCTCCATCTTCCTGCAATCGCACCGGGATGTATTTACGCCTACCGCGTGCATGGCCCCTACGATCCTCCCCAGGGCCATCGCTTCAATCCCAATAAAATCCTTCTGGACCCCTACGCGCGAAAAATCATTCGTCTGCCCAGTGAACGGGACACCTTGCGCGGCGAACAACGCGACAATCCGGCTCCTTTTGCGATGGACGAAACCGATTCCGCCCACTGCGCTCCACTCGGCGTCTTCGAAGAAAACGGCTTCGACTGGCAGGATGACGCGCCGCCGCGAATTCCCTGGGAATCCACGCTGATCTACGAAGCGCATGTCAAAGGAATCACCCAATTGCGCATGGACATCCCCGAAGAACAACGCGGGCGTTACCTCGGCCTCGCATCGCCGCCGATCATCGATCACCTGAAAAGTCTGGGCGTCACCGCCGTCGAATTGCTTCCCATCTTCCAGTCCCTGTCTGAAGAACGCTTGATCCAAGACCAGCTAACCAACTACTGGGGTTACAACACCCTCGGTTTTTTTGTTCCAGAATCCAGCTATGCCAGCGTGGGAGGCGACCCGGTTCAGGAATTTAAAAGCATGACGCTCGCCCTGCACCGCGCAGGCATCGAGGTGATTCTCGACGTCGTTTACAACCACACCGCAGAAGGCAATGAAGTCGGCCCAACCCTTTCCTTTCGCGGCGTCGACAATCGATCCTATTACCTGCTCCATCCGCAAGCCCCAAACCTCTACGAAAATTATTCCGGTTGCGGCAACACTCTCAAAGCGAACAGCCCTCAAGTGCGAACGTTCATTTTGGACAATCTGCGCTACTGGGTCGAAGAAATGCATGTGGACGGATTTCGTTTCGACCTGGCCACCACGCTGGCGCGAAACCACGCCCAGGTCGAGTTCCAAGGCAGTTTGCTGGAGGAAATCCAAAACGATCCCATTCTTTCCCAGGTCAAACTGATAGCTGAACCCTGGGACCTTGGCCCCGACGGCTACCAACTGGGACGCTACCCAAAAGGATGGAGTCAATGGAACGACCGCTATCGGGATCACGTCCGTCAATTCTGGCGCGGCGATAAAAATAAAATCGCAGAGTTCGCAACGCATATCTCAGGAAGCGCTCCTCTCTTTCAGCGCGCCCGCACGGGACCTCGCGCAGGAATCAATTTCGTCGCCGCTCACGACGGCTTCAGCCTCGCCGACCTGACCGCTTATTCGCATAAAAGAAACGAAGCCAACGGCGAAAACAACGCCGATGGAAACGATCACAATTTCAGTTGGAATTGCGGCGTCGAAGGACCGACGGACGACGCAAACATCCTCGATCTGCGCTCCCGGCAACAACGCAATCTGCTCGCCACGCTTCTACTCTCCAAAGGGATTCCCATGATCCAATGCGGAGACGAATGGGGGCACAGCCAACAGGGAAACAACAACGCCTATTGTCAGGACAATGAAATCAACTGGCGCCGATGGGACTGGACGCCGGAACAACAACGGCAGGTCGACTGGGTGAGACGTCTTTCAAAAATAAGACGAGCCATCAATGCGATCACGGTCAACCGCTTTTACCTGCCTCCGCATGAGATCAACCCGGACGGCGAACCCGAAGCCGCCTGGTTCTCTTCTTTCGGCGAGCGTATGACGGGAGCGGACTGGAACAACCCTTCCATCAAATCAATGGGGGTACTAATCAATCCGTCCCCTTTGGTAAAAGGTTCCTCAGATACAAAAATAACACTGTTGGTGAACGCTGGGATTCACCCGGCGCTTTTCACCACGCCTCGAAACGTTGAAAATTTCCCTTCGCAATGGCGGGAAATCGCCAACTCCTTCATGCCCGATCGGGATCCCAGACAAGTCGCCTTTCCAATTCGGCTCGAAGCGCACTCACTCATCGTTCTGGAAACTTGATCCCAGCTTCCACGGACACGCTCGCTCCGGCGGCGTTGCCGGGAAAAACATTACAAGAGCGCAGTATTTCTTATATAATGCCCTAAACATTCGCATTGAACACAAGCCTTATAGAAACCATGCCTTCGCCCCAATCCGAATTCAGCGTTGAAGTGGATCGCGTCCTGCAAGACCTGGTCCCCACCTTCATGGACAACCGAAGGAAAGACATTGCGCAGCTGGAAACATCGCTCAGGCAGAACGACTTCGATACGATTCGCGACATCGGACACAAGATGTGCGGCTCCGGCGGGAGTTACGGTTTTGAGGCCATCAGCGTCATCGGTAAAACTTTGGAAACATCCGCATCCCGGAACGATGCGGCGGCTGTCGAACAGGCCGTCCGCTCCCTTTCCGACTATGTTGAACGGGTGCGTATCAGCTATGTATGACCTTGTCTTTACACATCACCGAAACAAAAATAATTGATCGGCTCTCCACTCTGGACGCTCCGCAGTGAATAAAATCCGCCTCACATTTTTGACCGCTTTCGCACTGATATTTTATTTCGTATCGCAAGCGCCTGCGCTCGACCGGGGATGGATTCACTGGCAACAGCTCTACAATCAGGAACGCGCCAACGCGGCTGAGAACATATCCGGACAGGAACGCTGGCGCTCGATACCTCTTGAGATCAAGGAAATCGAAGTCAGCGCCACGCTCCCCGATTATCCCTACACGCGGGTGTCTCAGTTTCGCGGCTTTGAACGCGAACGATGCGTCACCTGTCATGTCGGCGTCCAGGGCGCCGGGGCGTCTCACCCGCCTTCCTTCGGCTGTACCGTCTGCCACGGAGGAGACGGAAACGCCGTCGATGAAACGACCGCGCACACCAGCCTGATTTATGATCCCGACCTCGGTCTCGGACGCGGCAACCCCTCCAGCATGAAGGTTGCGGCCCTCAGTTGCGGGCAATCCGGTTGTCACGCCGGGCACAGCGACCCCGACCGCAACCATATCAAACGCATGCAAAAATCCATGATGGGAACGCTGGCGGGGATGATCTCCGGCCTGCGCTTCCAATGGGGCGGTCAAACCGAAAAACACGCGCTTTACGGAATCGAAGCGATTGCCGACGACGATGGCGACGTCCCGCTAGAATCGGGAGCGCAAAACAAACTGGACACCCTGCCCTATTTTTCCGAACGCGACTACAAACGCGCCTGGGATAAGGGAAGTCTGCAAGGAGAGCCGGGCATCTCCCGACATATCGGCGACAACCTGCTACGCAATAAATGCTTTCAATGCCACCTCGACAGCGTCGGCCCCGGCCCAACGGATTTCCGCTCGCAGGGATGCGCCGCCTGTCATGTGCCCTACGCGTCCGACGGCCTCTATCGCGGCGACGATCCCACGCAATCCAAAACGCAACCAGGAAAACCCCGCGCCCACGTCATCGAAGCCGTGCCCAACAGTCGCGTCTGCGTGCAATGCCATCGCGCTTATACTTACGAAGAACCGGCGGTCAAAACCAACGACAACGCGCCTAACTTGCAGGAAGCCAGCCTGCCGAAAACCGCACGCTTCAAGGTCAATGCGAGCGCGCCCGCAGGCATGGGGAGCGGCAAGGCAGACATCCATTTCGAAAAGGGATTCGAGTGTATTGACTGCCATACGCAGTTTGATATCATGGGCGATGGCAATATCTATTCAAAACAACATCAGGCGGTGGAAGTCCGTTGCGAAACCTGTCACGGCTCCGAGCAAGCGGCCCCAGCCGTCGCTTCAATCACCGACCCCAACGACCGCGCCGTGCGTCTGAGCCGCCATTACAAAGGCGGCCCCAATCAACCGGGGGACGCCATGGCGCTGACCGCTCGCGACCGCAAAATGACCAACGTGAAATCCATCGACGGCAAGATCGTGACTTTTGGAAAGCGAAGCGGGCGACGCATGATCGCGCCGCAGACGCGAAACGCGAGAGCCGCGCATTCCATCCCCGGTCACATCGGCAAACTGGAATGTTCCGCCTGTCATGCGCAATGGACGCCGCGATGCGATGGCTGTCACAACGCGATGGATCAGTCCCGACCCGTACCGGCCGATCATAAGGCCGCAAAATTTTTCTGGGGTTCCGTTGAATCGCAACTGTCGCTCGAAACGCCGCAACTGATCGTCGGCCCGAGAGGCAAGGCCGCGCCCATGTCGCCGCAACCGGAACGCGCCCTGACCCTGCTCGACGAAAAGGGAGCGCCCATTCCCGTCATCAGCGGCTTGGGGAATACCATCGGACGTTACCTCGACTGGCGTTTTTCCAATGCGGAAGGTTATTCCGGCGCGAATCGCGTCTACCGCACGGAACCGCACTCCACGCGCCGCCAGGTGAGAGCCTGCGCGGACTGCCATCTTTCATCGCGCACTCTGGGTCTGGGCGAAGGGGATATCGAACTGGGTTCGCACCCCTCCGGCAGAAATGATCTGATCGCGCCTCTGGATCGCTCCGACCGGATCGCAAAACGCTCCAACTATGGCCCCGACGCCAAAGCGACGGCGCGCGGCGAACGCCTGTCCGGCTCGCATCAGGAATCCCGGCCTTTCAATCAACGGGAAATCACGACCCTGCTCCGGGTGGGCAATTGCATCGCCTGCCACGACACTTATGGCGATCCGATTTATCAAAACATGAGCAAAAGCTACGCCTTCGCAGAATCTATTAAACATCAACAAATGCGCAATAAAATTTTAAATTCCGCAGACTCGCAACCATGAGCTTTTTCAAATCCATCGCCTTATTACTATTCGGACTCGCGCTGGCGGGAGCAGGATTTGAAGGGATCGATCCGGCTCTGAGCGGAGCCTTCCAGAAACCGGTCTGGGACTGGTCGCAAAATGAATACCGCGCGCCGGACGGCGTCGATCCAGACCGCGACAACTCGCTTCAGAGCCCGCAATGGAATCCACAGGCGCAGGAAGGCCCGACTTTCAGCGAAAAGGAAATCATCACGCCAACAGAACCGCTTGAAAAACGCATGGCGCAACCGCTGTCCGATCTGCTCGACCTGCCTTATCTGTCCGCCGACGATCTGCCCGATCCGTTTCCGTTTCTTCGCGGCCCCGGCGGGGCCTACAAGAGCGTCATGAAACCCGGCGTCACCCTCGGCGGCGTTCGATTCGATTCCTACGGACAAACCGACAAGTTCATTGAGAATTTTTACCGTCAATCCGGCTTTCCTATCGACAAGGTTTTTAAAGACGTCGCCTACAACGACCAAAGCTCGCGTTGTCTACACTGCCATCAAGGCATCGAGGAAATAGATCATAATCACCGCTTTCGTTGCACCCAGTGCCACAACGGACAATCGAGAAAAAAATCGCTGCCCGACGCGCATAAAAATCTGGTGAAAAATCCATCCGCGCCGGAGCATGTTGAAAAATTCTGCGGCAAATGTCACGCAAAGCAAATCGAGCAGATGAACGCATCGACGAAAAACACCTTGGCCGGCATTAACGACTCGGTGCATTTCGCCTGGGGAACGCCGCCGACGCCGGCGGTCAAAACAACCCTTCCGGCCGACCCGGCGAAAGCGGGCGAAACAACCCCGCAAGCTCCCCTTGCCAAAGCGCCGCATTATCAGACGGGAGAAAACCCGGCGGCGGAACAATTCCTCAAAAACCAGTGTCGGCAATGTCATATAGGATCGGAAGCTCCCAAACGCGCCGGGGACTATCGCGCCACAGGATGCGCCGCCTGTCACATGATCTACACCAACGACGGCGTCTCCCTCAGCCACGACAAGGCGATTCAATACACGCAAAGAGAAGACATTCAGAACCGTTCGAAACGATTTCTGAAAAAATACCAGCAAGACAACCCGGACAAGCGCGGCTACCCGGTCATGCATAAATTCACCAGCGTCATCCCCAGTGTGCAATGCGAGCATTGCCACCATAACAACGGCGTCGGTTCCGAGTACGAAGGTTTGTTCGCATTGAAACCGCTTGCAGGACAGGAAGCCGATCCCGCCGACAGGGAACAACCCGCGCTTCATGGCGTCGAACATCAATTCCTCCTCCCGGACATCCACCGCGAGAAGGGCATGCATTGCATCGACTGTCATGCAGGAAAAGAACTCAAACCCGAACCGGGACAGGAGAAACGCGCCGGAGTCCAGTGCCAGGACTGCCACGGCGGACTGGGCAAACGCCCCGAATCGTTTCTACTGACCTCGTCGGACGCGCGCTCCAAGGAAATTTTACAGTCGACGGCTAAAATTCCGGCGCTGGCCCGATCCGTCAAGGAAGGCGATTCGATTCTCGTCACCGCGTCGGGCATCGCCCTGCCGCATATTCAAAAAATAAAAAATGATTGGATATTGGTTTCGAAGGTGACTGGCAAGAAACACCGCATCCCGCAGTTGCCCGGCGAACGCGAGCCGGTCGCCCACCGCATCGCGAAACACATGAATACAATGGAATGCCACACCTGCCATGCCCGCTGGTCCGCCAGCGAATGGGGCATGCTGGTGAAAAAACCCGCAACCGCTACGACGCCCAATGACGCCGCTTCCTGGAGCCAGTCTTTCGTTGACCTGTCCTGGGACACGCTCATTCTGGGCAAGAATCAACGCGGCAGATATTCGCTAATGAAACCGCAGTTTCAATATTTCTTTCCCGACCCGTTGCGACCTCAAAGCGCGGCGGTTCCGGCGACCACGCACCGGGGAACGCCCGGCATGCTGGTCAAAGCTTACGCGCCGCACACCACGCGGAAAATCGCGCGGCGCTGCGAAAGCTGTCACCAGAACCAAATGGCTGTGGGATTGGGAAGCCCCTTCATGGAAACCGTCGACTCCAAAGACCTGGCGCAAACCCGGAGCGGAGAAACGTCGACAAGCATTCCGCTGAAACAAATGACGCTTCCCAATGGAAGCCCACTGCAAACCGTTTACCCCGCAGACGGTTCGCGATTCCTGAACAAACAGGAACAGGAAGCGCTTCTGAAAACCAGCGACGCTTATCGGGCCTATCGATTTTTAAATTTAAAGGAAATGCAATTTCCTCGTCTGCTGAGGCGCAATGATTTCCCTTACGATGCGCGACGCAAGGCCCTGACAGATAAATTCGAGCCGGTCGATCTCGACGAAGAACTGCTGGCGGCTCCGGAACTCGAAGATGAAGAGCGGGACGAACCCCTCCCGACTCTGCCCACGCCTCTTGAGGATGACGGGGAGCGACCGCAAACGAACAATAATCTCTCCCAGCCTTTCTGGGAAAACGACCAACCTGTTCTTCCTTGAGCCATGACGATGAATCGAGTCGCCCTGATTGCCGGACTTTTTTTTATGAGCGTTTCTCTCCCAATCGAAGCGGCGGAGATCCCCGCTCTCTTCAAAGAGAAGAACTGCGCGCATTGTCACCGTCTCTCCGCCGACGATGCGCCCGCACAAAGCGCGCCCGACCTGTTTTATGCAGGCGACAAGTTCCAGAAAAAATGGATTCGCTCTTTCCTGATCCAGCCGGAAACGATCCGCAAGGCGGGTTACAGCGGGGCCGATGATTTCATGCGGGCCGAGATTCAGCCGCACCCGACTCTGACGGAAACCGAAGCGACAAGCGCCGCAGAGTTTCTGATGTCGCTGAAAATCCCGCTCGACCCGATCCCCGTGACGGAATGGGAGCCGCTGTCGCGCGTCCAGATGGTTCGCTTCAAAATTTTATTTGAAAGGGACTACGGGTGCATCTCCTGCCACGAAGGGGTCAACCTTGCAGGCAAACCGCGCGGCGGCATTTCCGGCCCTACAATGGTGGATACGGGAAACCGACTGCAAGCGGACTGGGTCTTTCGCTGGTTGCAAAACCCAGAGACCTTTCGCGCCAAAGGACGCATGCCAAAATTTGATCTGGATGTGGAAACCGCCGAAGCCCTGACGCGGTATCTCATGACCTTGAAAAAGGAGAATCTCAAATGAAACACTCACTCAAGCTAATAGCAAAGTTTGTCGCTCTGACCCTTGCGCTCGCGCTGTTTGGCTGTGGCGAGGATTCCCAAAAGAATGAAGACCCATCGACTCCCAAACCGATGGCCCAGGCGCCGAAACCCCAGCCAGCCCCGCAAGCGGCGCGCGTCGTTCCGGTTTCACAGGAGACCAAAGACGCCTACCGCTGGTATTGCTCGCAATGTCACGGCCTGACCGGCCACGGCGACGGCGTCAACGCGCTTCACCTCGCGGTTCCGCCGCGCAACCACACCAAGCCGGAGTATCTGGAAACCCGCACCGATCGGCAGTTGTTCGAAGCCATCAAGCTCGGCGGCCTTGCCGTTGGCAGGGCGCCCTGCATGCCCGCATGGGGCCACACCCTGAATGACGACGCCATTTCCTCGCTCGTTCGTTACATCCGCGAATTGTGTCAATGCGAAGCGGCCTGAGCCAAAGTCTGCTATAATCCCCCAAAAGTCAGACGCCGTCCCGCAATTTCAGCGCGGGCGAACGCGTCGCATTCGATACGTTTGAAACCCATCTACTGGCTCCCTAATGAAAATTCTGTCCGCTGAGTTTGAGACCACCGCGGTCAAGCCCAATCAATATCCCAAAGAATATTTCCCGGAAATCGCTTTCGTCGGTCGCTCGAACGTCGGCAAATCATCGCTCATCAATTCCCTGTTGAACCGCAAGAAACTGGTCAAAACCAGCGCGACTCCGGGGAAAACCCAGACGATCAATTTTTTCCGCATCAACGACAGCCTGTTCTTCGCCGACCTTCCCGGCTACGGATTTGCGAAAGTCCCGGAAGCCGTGAAAAAAACCTGGGGCAAAATGATCGAGGAATATCTCCTCAAGCGCGAAACGCTTCGCGCCATCGTTTTCATCGTCGATATTCGGAGGAAACCGGGGGAGTTGGATTTCAATCTCAAACACTGGCTCGACGCCAACGGGATCGATTATATTCTCGCCATCACGAAAGCCGACAAGATATCGCAGACCAAAAGAACGAAATTGATTCGTCCCATTGAGCAACAACTGGGGAACGAGGAGAGAGCCATCCCCTATTCCAGCAAAACCAGTCTGGGCCGAAAAGAATTATGGGCGAGGATCATTGAAAAAACGGAAGGCAAAAAAGAAATCCCCCAACCGCCGGAAGAGGCGATTGAGGGACTTTCATAAAAACGGAGAAAACTAGCCCCACATGGCTTCGGGAATTTCCAGTCGTTCGACTTTTTCGCCCTTGCCAATGTGCTGATCGAGAATTTCGTCAACATCATCGGGAGTCACTTTGCTGTACCAAACGCCGTCGGGATATACCACCAGCACCGGTCCCATCGAACAGGGCCCCATACATGAAGAAGCGGTGAGAAATACTTTCCCAAACAAGCCGCGTTGCTCGATACCCATATCGATTTTGTTCATGATCTCCCGGCTACCGCTCTGACCGCAAGAGCCTTTGGGATGTCCCGGAGGTCGTTCGTTGGTGCATATGAAAATATGATAACTTGGTTTTGGCATGTTTCTCCTCTTAAACGTTGAATGTTAAAAATTAAAATTTCAGTTTAGATGCAAACTGACACGCTAGGTTTTTTCTATTTTTGAACTCGAAACCACACATGCTGACGCCGCCGAACCACCCTTTGACAGACTGCCTTCCCTATCTGGAGCGCTCGCTTGCCGAATTGCTGGGACGACCGGTGACCAATCTCGGCGTCGATGCCTTGACCGGCGACGCGTCTACCCGGAATTATTACCGAATCCGCTTCCAATGGGAAGGCGAAACCGTCTGGCGCTCTCAAATTGTCATGCAACTGCCCGAATCCATTCCGAACGGTTCGAATGATTTTATCCAAGTCTTGTCGTTTTTGCAAAACCTGTCCATCCGAGTTCCCCAACTGAAGGCCGTGGACGCCACCGCAGGCATTTTAATACTGGAAGATTGCGGCGACGAAACGCTGGAAGAAGGCTTGCGCAAACGGCCTGACGAAAAACGCCGCTTCTACCTGCAAGCCATTGACGCATTGGTTCAAATGCAAGTCCGGGCGGCTCAGGGCGAAGCCTCTTGCCCCGCATTCGACAGAAGATTTGACCTTGAAAAATTAATGTGGGAATTTGAGTTCATGATACGGCATTATATCGAAGGCTATTTGCAAACGCCGCTCGAAGCCGAAGAAAAGAACCGCCTTCTGGAAGCCTTCCGGCCGCTTTGCCAAAGACTCGACGAACAACCGACCCGCTTCACGCATCGCGATTATCATGCCCGGAATCTGATGATTTTTAACGACGAACTGGTGATGATTGATTTTCAGGACGCGCGCATGGGGCCTTGCCAGTACGATTTGGTTTCACTGCTCAAGGATTCCTACGTCGTGCTCGACGAATCCTTCCGTATGGATATGATCGAACAATTCATCGTGAAAAAGGAAGTCGCAGAAGGCGCGCCCGTCGACCGAACGCTCTTTCATGAAATTTTTGACTGGATGTCTGTGCAACGCAACCTGAAAGCCGTCGGCAGTTTCGCCTACCTGCGCCAGGTCGCAGGAACCGAGCGTTATCTGCAATACATCGAACCCACGTTGAATTATGTTCGCGAGGTTTTCAATCGACGCCCGGCGCTCGACACCTTGAGGCGACATCTGGAAACCCGCATTCCCCTGCTTCGGGACTGATCGACGCGACGCTTATCATGACGCTACTCAAACGCTACGTATTATTCAAATTCATCCGGGTCTATCTCGTCACCGCCATCGGTCTGATCGGCGTCTTTCTGGTGATCGATCTGTTTGAGCGCGTCGATGAATTTTTCTCGCGCGACGCGCCGCTCATTCACCTGGTCTCCTATTATTTTTATCGCATCCCGCACATCACTTTTTACATGGCCCCGCAAGCGGTCATGCTGGCGACCGTCATCACCCTGGCGACCCTGGCGCGCGACAACGAAATCACCGCCATGCGCGCCTGCGGCATCGGCATCACCGGCATCACGCTTCCCATCGTCGGAGCCGCCGCCGTCATCGCCCTGCTCATCCTCGCCGGCAACGAATACGTGCGCCCCGCCGCCAGCAAGAAGATGAATTACATCTATTATGTTGAAGTGCGGAAGAATAGATACTTCGGTCAGATCACGACCGAAGATATCTGGATAAAAACCAAATACGGCTCAATCTGGAACGTCAACCACTACGATCCGAATGAAAAGAAGATGTCCGACGTGCGGATTTTTATCGTCGACGATCATTACTCCGTCACCAAAAGAATCGACGCCGACAACGCCG
This window of the Candidatus Nitrohelix vancouverensis genome carries:
- the lptG gene encoding LPS export ABC transporter permease LptG, with product MMTLLKRYVLFKFIRVYLVTAIGLIGVFLVIDLFERVDEFFSRDAPLIHLVSYYFYRIPHITFYMAPQAVMLATVITLATLARDNEITAMRACGIGITGITLPIVGAAAVIALLILAGNEYVRPAASKKMNYIYYVEVRKNRYFGQITTEDIWIKTKYGSIWNVNHYDPNEKKMSDVRIFIVDDHYSVTKRIDADNAVWRDNKWDFLSGSVRTFNENGLNTTEYFDERFFPFREVPSDFEKASIQPDELSLSEMYQDINTKAIEGKDVTDKWVDWHFKISYPFISIVLALLSIPLSLKSSRHGGTLFNIGVNLAMGFAFSFLYALGISLGHNGAFGPLLAAWGPNLLFMTLGFYLMLTLDSERTLPF
- a CDS encoding phosphotransferase encodes the protein MNSKPHMLTPPNHPLTDCLPYLERSLAELLGRPVTNLGVDALTGDASTRNYYRIRFQWEGETVWRSQIVMQLPESIPNGSNDFIQVLSFLQNLSIRVPQLKAVDATAGILILEDCGDETLEEGLRKRPDEKRRFYLQAIDALVQMQVRAAQGEASCPAFDRRFDLEKLMWEFEFMIRHYIEGYLQTPLEAEEKNRLLEAFRPLCQRLDEQPTRFTHRDYHARNLMIFNDELVMIDFQDARMGPCQYDLVSLLKDSYVVLDESFRMDMIEQFIVKKEVAEGAPVDRTLFHEIFDWMSVQRNLKAVGSFAYLRQVAGTERYLQYIEPTLNYVREVFNRRPALDTLRRHLETRIPLLRD